In Mucilaginibacter boryungensis, a single window of DNA contains:
- the leuS gene encoding leucine--tRNA ligase has translation MDYQFKDIEQKWQQFWADNKTFAADNQSAKPKYYVLDMFPYPSGAGLHVGHPLGYIASDIFARYKRLKGFNVLHPMGYDSFGLPAEQYAIQTGQHPAITTETNIATYRRQLDQLGFSFDWSREVRTSSPDYYKWTQWIFMQLFNSWYNKDTDKAESISTLVARFEQNGSTGINAVCDEDIETFTAAEWKAKSNREQQEELLKYRLTYLRESTVNWCPALGTVLANDEVKDGFSERGGYPVEQKKMNQWSMRITAYAERLLQGLDTIDWPEPLKEMQRNWIGKSTGASVKFPIDNSDKSIEVFTTRVDTIFGVTFVVLAPEHELVAELTTPEQKQSIETYIAQTKKKSELDRMADTKTVSGAFTGSYVKNPLNGELIPLWIADYVLAGYGTGAVMAVPSGDQRDYLFAKHFNLPIVPIIDIQNIETEADPTKEGKYVNSDFINGLDYKNATASVIAKLEEIGAGKAKVNFRMRDAIFGRQRYWGEPVPVYFKDDLPYLIGENELPLILPEIDKYLPTESGEPPLGRATGWNYNGQEYELSTMPGWAGSSWYWYRYMDAHNDKAFASKDAIAYWKDVDLYIGGSEHATGHLLYSRFWNKFMKDLDLVVEEEPFKKLINQGMIQGRSNFVYRLVDDEGRGTNTFVSNGLKSQYKTSALHVDVNIVDNDILNIDKFKTWREEYADAEFVLENGKYVCGVEVEKMSKSKFNVVNPDDLVERFGADTLRMYEMFLGPLEQSKPWNTNGIEGVFKFLRKFWRLFHDADWNFKVSDAEPTKAELKSLHKIIRKVEEDIERFSFNTSVSSFMIAVNELTDQKCNNRAILQDMVIVLSAYAPHICEELWVLLGNEAGTLSYAPYPKYNPAYMIEDEFSYPISINGKTKTNISISLSLDPPAVEALIREHADVQKYLAGAAIKKIIVVKGRIVNIVV, from the coding sequence GAGCAATATGCCATACAAACCGGTCAGCACCCTGCCATTACTACCGAAACTAATATTGCAACCTACCGCCGCCAGCTTGATCAGTTAGGCTTCTCGTTCGATTGGAGCCGCGAGGTGCGCACCAGTTCGCCCGATTATTACAAGTGGACACAGTGGATATTTATGCAGCTATTTAATAGCTGGTATAATAAAGATACCGATAAAGCCGAATCCATCAGCACCCTGGTAGCCCGTTTTGAGCAAAACGGTTCAACCGGTATTAACGCGGTTTGCGATGAAGACATCGAGACCTTTACCGCTGCCGAATGGAAAGCCAAAAGCAACCGGGAACAACAGGAAGAACTGTTAAAATACCGCCTAACCTACCTGCGCGAAAGCACTGTTAACTGGTGCCCGGCATTAGGTACCGTATTGGCTAACGACGAAGTTAAAGACGGTTTCAGCGAGCGCGGTGGCTATCCAGTTGAACAGAAAAAAATGAACCAGTGGAGCATGCGTATTACTGCTTATGCCGAGCGTTTATTGCAAGGTTTGGATACTATTGACTGGCCCGAACCACTGAAGGAAATGCAGCGTAACTGGATCGGCAAAAGTACTGGTGCGAGTGTCAAATTCCCGATTGATAATTCTGACAAGAGCATTGAAGTTTTTACAACCCGTGTTGATACTATCTTCGGGGTGACTTTTGTAGTGCTTGCACCTGAACATGAACTGGTAGCCGAATTAACTACGCCTGAACAAAAGCAAAGCATAGAAACCTACATAGCCCAAACCAAAAAGAAAAGCGAGCTTGACCGCATGGCCGATACCAAAACGGTATCGGGCGCGTTTACCGGCAGCTACGTAAAAAACCCTCTGAACGGCGAGTTGATCCCACTATGGATTGCGGATTATGTATTGGCTGGCTATGGTACAGGGGCGGTAATGGCCGTACCATCGGGTGATCAGCGCGATTATCTGTTTGCCAAGCACTTCAATTTACCGATAGTCCCTATCATCGATATCCAAAATATAGAAACCGAAGCCGACCCGACCAAGGAAGGAAAATATGTCAATTCGGATTTCATTAACGGGCTGGATTATAAAAACGCTACGGCATCGGTAATTGCCAAATTGGAGGAAATTGGCGCCGGCAAAGCCAAAGTAAACTTCCGCATGCGCGATGCCATCTTCGGTCGCCAGCGTTATTGGGGCGAACCGGTGCCGGTATATTTTAAAGATGATCTGCCCTACCTGATAGGCGAGAACGAATTACCGTTGATACTGCCTGAGATAGATAAATACCTGCCTACCGAAAGCGGTGAGCCACCGTTGGGAAGGGCAACCGGCTGGAACTATAATGGCCAGGAATATGAATTAAGCACCATGCCCGGCTGGGCTGGCAGCAGCTGGTATTGGTACCGCTATATGGATGCCCATAACGATAAAGCCTTTGCATCGAAAGACGCTATTGCCTACTGGAAAGATGTTGACCTGTACATTGGCGGCAGCGAGCATGCTACCGGTCACCTGTTATACAGCCGTTTCTGGAACAAGTTTATGAAAGACCTTGACCTGGTGGTTGAGGAAGAACCTTTCAAAAAACTGATTAACCAGGGGATGATCCAGGGCAGGAGTAACTTTGTGTATCGTTTGGTTGATGATGAAGGACGCGGCACTAATACTTTTGTATCAAACGGTTTAAAATCACAATACAAAACATCGGCATTGCATGTGGATGTCAATATTGTAGATAACGATATACTGAACATAGATAAATTCAAAACATGGCGTGAAGAGTATGCCGATGCGGAATTTGTTTTAGAGAACGGTAAATACGTTTGCGGTGTTGAGGTTGAAAAAATGTCAAAATCCAAGTTCAACGTGGTTAATCCTGATGATTTGGTGGAACGTTTTGGCGCCGATACCCTGCGCATGTACGAAATGTTTTTAGGTCCGTTGGAGCAAAGCAAGCCGTGGAACACTAACGGGATTGAAGGTGTGTTCAAGTTCCTGCGTAAATTCTGGCGTTTATTTCACGATGCCGACTGGAACTTCAAAGTATCGGATGCGGAACCAACTAAAGCCGAGCTGAAATCGCTGCATAAGATCATCCGCAAGGTGGAAGAAGATATCGAGCGTTTCTCGTTCAATACCTCGGTATCCAGCTTTATGATAGCAGTTAACGAGTTGACCGACCAGAAATGTAATAACCGTGCGATATTGCAGGACATGGTGATCGTTTTATCAGCCTACGCCCCGCACATTTGCGAGGAATTATGGGTGTTGTTAGGCAACGAAGCCGGTACGCTATCCTACGCGCCATACCCAAAATATAACCCGGCTTATATGATAGAGGATGAGTTTTCGTACCCGATATCTATTAACGGCAAAACCAAAACCAACATCAGCATATCGCTAAGTCTTGACCCACCAGCTGTGGAAGCGCTCATCCGCGAACACGCCGATGTACAGAAATACCTGGCCGGTGCCGCCATTAAAAAGATAATTGTAGTAAAGGGCCGGATTGTGAATATTGTGGTGTAG